One window of Phoenix dactylifera cultivar Barhee BC4 chromosome 5, palm_55x_up_171113_PBpolish2nd_filt_p, whole genome shotgun sequence genomic DNA carries:
- the LOC103698305 gene encoding potassium transporter 6-like: MEADTLAIDYPEGLTRDSWRAVLTLAYQSLGVVFGDLITSPLEVIQHSETNEEIYGVLSFVFWTLTLVPLLKYVFIVLRADDNGEGGTFVLYSLLYRHGRVGFLPNGQLADEELSAYKKGDSIGGRGAAGGAAASRVRRMLEKHQVLQRCLLVAWCWRSWGRAWSSGTASSPLLFLVVLLLWPRLL; encoded by the exons atggaGGCAGATACATTGGCAATTGACTATCCTGAAGGACTCACC AGGGATTCTTGGAGGGCAGTGTTAACTTTGGCGTACCAGAGCCTGGGGGTGGTGTTCGGGGACCTGATCACGTCGCCGTTGGAGGTCATCCAGCACTCGGAGACGAACGAGGAGATCTACGGCGTGCTCTCCTTTGTCTTCTGGACCCTCACCCTCGTCCCGCTCCTCAAGTACGTCTTCATCGTGCTCCGAGCCGACGACAACGGCGAGGGCGGCACCTTCGTGCTCTACTCCCTCCTCTACCGCCACGGTCGCGTCGGTTTCCTCCCCAACGGCCAGCTCGCCGACGAGGAGCTATCCGCGTACAAAAAAGGAGACAGCATCGGCGGCCGCGGGGCAGCGGGTGGCGCGGCCGCGTCGAGGGTGAGGAGGATGCTGGAGAAGCACCAGGTGCTGCAGCGGTGCTTGCTGGTGGCCTGGTGCTGGCGCTCATGGGGACGTGCATGGTCATCGGGGACGGCGTCCTCACCCCTGCTATTTTTGGTGGTGCTCTTACTTTGGCCTAGACTTCTATAG